Sequence from the Penaeus vannamei isolate JL-2024 chromosome 25, ASM4276789v1, whole genome shotgun sequence genome:
ACACATAGAGTATTTACACTACGGGCTCGGTGCCCATCTActgaaagacgagaaaaaggcTAGAAAtttaactctctttttttctctctcttattttcctgtaAGGATAAAAATTATGGAAGGGCAGAGACAGGACGGGGTGAAGAAAGACATATCCCACACTGGACGGAACCGAGTGGtccgaaacaaacaaaaaaagcaaatttGTATCTCATATAGGTGCATacgtatagatatttgtatatatatctattcgcaAACTTGTTATCTGctatatttcattattaaatACATTAttacagtttattttttttttaccaaccatCTGCAAAAAAATATAAGCAACACCATAGACtttgcaaaggaaaaaaaagaccgtTTTTTCAAAAGTtttgaaaaagacgaaaaggcgATTTTGAACGAtccaaaaacacaagaaaaaacccaaaatagaattaattattcatACCATCACCGGCGACTCTATTCAAAATACTAATTATAAGATggctttatatataaaaaaggaaaaaaaagtgtcttTCTCTTAAGCCCAACTGTCCATAGGGACGAAAGTCTCAGGACATGTAGTGAGTTGTTAGTCCTTATGACACCTCTACACTTAAGAGCAATCCAGAGGGACATTATACATCTCGAaattaattttcaaaaaaaaaaaaaaaaaaaaaaaaaatgaaatatatatatatatatatatatatatatatatatatatatatatatataaaacgcacACGAACTGATGTCTACAAATCTACTACATCATAATTTACACAAAAGCTAATCACCCATTTCTATATACaagacaaactaaaaaaaaaaataataaaaaaaaataaaaaaaaaataaataaataaaaaaaagtaaagaaaagacagacagacactgggaCGAAAATTttacgatttaaaaaaaaaaggaaaaaaaaaaaaaaaaaaggtctggaTGCACCTaaggagagataacgagagacagaaagtggGGGAAAATGTTTTTGCAATTGCACAGAGTTGGCAAAAATTTACTGGAGATCATTTTGATTGCTGATAATGCTGACTAGTGGATACAGTGttgccaaagttttttttttttctttttattctagaattttttttaacgtttttttggtATATTTAAAATCGATAAATGTCCAACTTCAAGTTATATATTTACAACAAAAGTTAATAATCATTTTAggtatataaataatgatttgTTTTTTATGCGTTCACTTTAGCATCACTGTtataagagagaacaagagaccatgttaagaaaaaaaagccaaaactgAGACGAACCTACGAACCAAaatccgttatttttttttttttttcatctccccaAATTCAAAATTTCGTTCAgatctctcaatttcttttttcttttttctatttaacaAAACCTCGTTCTCCAAAGAGCCAGGTCAGCTCAGGCTAAAGAAAGACTAGTCAAAATGACACAAAAACGGAAGTGCCATAATCACTAAACAAGGCTAGAGGGAGAGACCGAAACACTTGCGTGATTGGCTAGAACAACCGACCAATCACGGCGCTCGCAGCTGATCGACGAAGACCAATCACCTTCGAGGATTTGGCGCCAAAACTTGACCATATGACAAGCGCgggaaattttgaaaaaaaaaggggCTGCGACGCGCCGGATAACAACCTTTATTAACAGAAGGCTTCGAATTCTTCTTGTATTTCACATTTGGCCAAAAACACAAGTGAAGGTCTGCGTTCTCTAGAGGATATAATTCACATACATATAGTCAGGGTATCACTTCTTGTAGCTTTGATGACCGTGGACACAGAACGACACCGTCTCTACACCTGAAAATGACTTAGccgttatttatttacttatttattactcTAATCCTTCCCCTTAAACCGAAAATGGGTGTAATTTCGACCaatatccccccccacccccacccccatccccctttcttcgAAAATAATCTTTCAGAAACTCCCTGAAGATAATACAACCCTTAGTTAAATTGAGCAAAATGATAGAACAACCTGCGTGTTCTTACATACAaggttaaattttcttttttttcagctaAGATGGCACAAAAAGTTTAAATCTCAagtccttgtatttttttttttttttttcagttacaaGAGAGCTACCTTACCGTGTCCAGGGATATAATATTGCTTATTCAAATATGACTTAGAGCACCGATTAAACTATGCTATTTACAAAAGCACAAGGCAAGATTCTGATCAAATAAAGTCAATGCCCATAAAAGGATGTCAGCAGAATGATCTTAGACTCGTATTACAAACTTCGTTATTTTGGGAAAAACTTAACCGACAGATTTCGTTAAAAAAAGTACACGGCCAAAGAATATTCAAATACAAATGGCAAAAATTATGTACAACTCAAcacgtatctttctctctctctctctctctttctttcttcttctccttcttcttctcttcttcttctcttcttctcgcgTGTTCATTCGAGAGAGCgtgacaccaaaaaaaaaaaaaaaatcacaaaaaacacttatttacatcaaaatcattttccttatcattctttCCCAATCATAgcaatcaccaaaaaaaaaaaatttactttcTTCTTAGGCCTACCGAGCAAAATCCTGCCTTAGAGCCAAACAAAAATCAACCACTggaggaggacaaaaaaaaaaggggagggtaggCCTACGTTACAACAATCTCCCGTAGGCCTACCCTTGCCGCCCCTgaaagagcatttttttttttttttttcctttttaatattgatataaaatacTAATGGTGAATGAGATCCTTCGTTTACTTTGTCGTAAAGCTACACCaagtttttttccttcccttggaGTGGGCGGGGCCGAAATACGCGCGGGCGTGAAGTGGGCGGTCTTGGCGGTCGGCCCGAAGGCTTGGACGAAGACGAGAGACAAACagcgccaataataataataataatgataataataataataataataatcaataataataagtgatagataaatagataatagcgaaaaaaaatcgacttgaacatgtaagataaaaaaaaaataataataataataataataataataatcataataataataataataataataagtgatagataaatagataatagcgAAAAAAAATCGACTTGAGCATGTAAgatgtcaaaaaagaaagaaaaaaagcgataaggaaagaaaaaaaatccttaaacttcgtggcaaagaaaatgaaaagattgaagtcaaaaaaagaagaaaaaagataagtcaaaaataaaaaataaaatattcatcttcgtttttttaaaacctcaaaacaaagaaaaaaaaagatagaagtcaaaaagaaattttaaaaaaataataataaaaaataaaataccttCGCTTCTTAATCTtaattttcgcttttttttcctttctcttctttcgctcatCTAAAGCCTTCGACAAGACCACCCGCCCTTCACGGAGCTGTCATTTCAGACGCCCACAAGGAGGTCATCTAAGGTCAGCCAAAGAAGCAAACTGGTCCAAGTGGAGGAGAGACAAATtgcgaatatattttttttttcttttttttttctttttttttttttttttgcaaggagAGACAAATtgcgaatatattttttttttctttttttcttttttctttgcaatcGTCCAAAtatatattcttccttcttcttccttcttctttctccaccacaAGGAACCAGAGACGCCATAGGCCTAATAATAAATCTttctatgcttttttttttttttttttgaagtttctttctttttttttttatctagtgaAAGACGCCAGGGTAGTGCCCCGTGAATTATCAATTGGCAGGTATGGAAAAGTGGACatttatttgagaaaaaaaacCCTTCGTGGGATTTTGGAAAAGGAGAACAATCACTTTATGGACAAAGCCACATCAGATATCCTtcaataaagattaataataataataattaataataatgtagttaataataaaattgacaataatcatgatgaagttaataataaaattgacaataatcatgatgaagttaataataaaattgataataatcatgatgaagttaataataaaattgacaataatcatgatgaagttaataacaaaattgataatcaagataacatgctaataataatgatgatgacgttaataataaaattgatcataatcatatcaataaatactattttctttttcattttttcgagAAATTTCAATCAATCTGATGTGGTgacctgtcttttttttctcaagaaAGTCCATTAATTAAGATAAACACAGAATCCAAAATAAGAACTATTACCATATAATTTTCaagattattaattaattaatgcacAAATCCCGGCTGCATGAAGAACTGGAGACGCCAATGTTCTTCACATAACAAAcccttttggcttttttttgagAATGTTCTTCACATAACAAACCCTTTTGGCTTTTTTGACAATGTTCTTCACATAACAAACCCTATTGGCTTTTTTTGACAATGTTCTTCACATAACAAACCCTTTTGGCTTTTTTTGACAATGTTCTTCACATAACAAATCCTTTTGGCTCTTTTTTTACAATGTTCTTCACATAACAAACCCTTTTGGCTTTTTTTGACAATGTTCTTCACATAACAAATCCTTTTGGCTCCTTTTTCACGTCTCTTCAAATTTTGTGCTGGCGAACCAAAATATAACCGGGATATATTCGATATAAAGTTCATAATGATCAAAATACATTGatgacatattttttcttttttctttcttctttctacaaTCACTTTTtcttcgccaaaaaaaaaaaaaaaaaatcactttatcttcgccaaaaaaataataataatttctctacaacctttttttttcttttttttttctttttttttaagtgtctTTCTTTGgcccctttaaaaaaaaggggattGGTCCGTATCGATGCAGGAATGGCAGAATTAGCTGAACCCTTGAGGTAGGAAAAATCTAGCAGTGAACTTTGACCTCGGCTACGGCGTGGCTcatgagagatggggggagagggaggaggaggagaggggggtgaccTCGGCTTCGGCATGGCTCATGAGAgattgggggtgggagagaggagatggtggaggagagagggggagggggggaatcggACGACGCATCGTTCTCCCTTGGCAGCTGGATGGTtcaaaaagggggtgagggagaggagggaggggagagggggaggggaagggggcaaccATCACCACCGGAGTCCGCGCTTCTCCAACAGAGAGAaatcactctcagtctctctatctctcttcttcaacGAGGCGAGTTCACtgcaaacccaaaaaaaaaacaacaacaaaaaaacccgACGACCTGTCAAGACGGTCATCACCAATCATCCCTTTCGTCATCATTAccaatcatcgtcatcacccGCGCCTCGCTCAGCGGAACTTGTTGAGAAGGCGCCACCACACGAGGCACAGGATGGTGGCAGTGAGACACCTTGTCACTGCAACTGGCACTGACAGACTGAGCGGTGCCTCCTCGTCCTGTTTGCTTCCGAcctgcgaggaagagagaaaaaaaggaggaaagattaAGGATTAACCTCGTTACGATGAACAGAgacaacaaataaaatgaaaaaaacgtaaaCTGTACCTAAAAACCACAAGACGAGAAAAAACGGAACCAGAAAACATCTTTTCTTGACTCTTTCTCAACATTTTCCCGGCCCGTATCGGTGAGAAAGagcgaaatgaagaagaagaagagagaagagaaaggtaaagaagagCGAGTACTAAACAATAACAATGCAGGAGTGGAAATCGTAGAAAAGTCCAGACTCGCCCCAAAGGCAACACCGAGATATGCTTACCGTTTACAAAATCCCTAACAAGCTTATCTGTGACAGTTATTTACCATCCCAGCAACCATCTATAGAGTGAGGTGTAACAAGCGCACGTGTCCGCCATTATCATATTGTAATTACACGATTATTGATACTATCAGCCAGTTTGTCCGGTCCAGTTAATCGCATAATTAGCTGCTCGCCGTTTGGCATCACTGCACAACCTCGCCGAGAGACCCCTGgctaaacttttttctttttttttcttttcttttcttttttttgtgctaTTTTGGCGGGCTACATGGACACTTTTAGGTACTGATAAGAAAAGAGATAAACCGAAGTCTCTAACggtaaaggagatgaagaagaagaagaaaaaaattaataggaCATAGAAGcccaaccccaccctaccccccctcccttcccttcccttcccttcccttcccttcccttgccttcccctcccccctcccttcccctcctccccttcccttccctcccctccccctcccttcctccctctctcctcccctcttcccctttcctcccccttctccttcctccctcttccttccccttcccccaccaacccaacctaaccccccCATAGAAACCATAAGCCTCTGTGTAATTAACGAGGCTGGTAATTAGCTAACTGCGACTGACTGACCGACACGTGTTCAGCCAgcgccccctacccccaccctccaccccactcccctaccctccaccctacccacccccccagccctccccttgcccgcccgcacgcacgcacgcccaccaaCATGCAGCAGAGGTCAGTAGGTCACCCATCTCTCAGGTCAACAACTGAATCATCACAAGATACCTCAGAATCTTGCGAGATAAGGGCAGCTGCGTCGGCCACTTTgtcagcagagagggagggagggagggagagggagagggagagggagggagggaagtagggagggagggagggaagagagagggaagggggaggtgggagggaaagaggaagggaagagggagggagggagagagagggaaagagggagggagggagggaaggagagagaaaggggggaaagagggagggggagggggagagggagggaggagggagggaagaggaagggaggggggagggagggagggaggaggagagggaagggggaggggtgggaaggaaggagagagagagggagggaagagggagggaagagggaggggagggggaaagagggagagaggaaggagagagagagagggaaagagggagggaggggagggaaggagagagagagagagaaagagggaaagagggagggaggggagggagggaaggagagagagagagagaagggggaaagagggagggagggagagatggtggggggagggggaagggggaaagaaggaggaagagggaaggagggaaagagaaagaaagagagagagactgaacaaCTGAAGCCTATTAATACAACCGATTAacactcgcaaaaaaaaaaaaaaaaaaaaaaaaaaaaagttccaggGAGTCCTTGTTAATGAAGCCCCATAACTTAATAAGTGCAGGTTAATAACTCCCAATAACTTCTCAATAACTTAGCGACCGACGAAGCCCAGCGAGCGCCTCGGCCTCGACCTACCTTGGCGTGGTCGAGCGTGAACTGGTCGGCGAGCTTCCTCAGGTCCTGGCCAATGTGCTTCCACCGCCTCTGCTGCTCGCTCGCGCCCTCCGCCCGCGCCCGCTCCCCGCCCGGGCCGCCGTCGTgggcgcgggcgcgggcgtgggcgaggCTGCCGGTCGACGAGGCCTGCTGGAGCCGCGGCACCGCCCACGACAGCTGCGGCAGCTCGTGCGGGAAGAGGGGGGCGTGGTGGGCGCGCGGGGGCTCCTCCCTCAGCAGCGTCCGGCGCACCTCCTGGATGTGGCCGAGGCCCGTGGCGAGGGCGGCGCGCTCCTGCGGCTCCTCCTGCGGCTCCTCCTgcgcgcgggcgggcggcgggcggcggggcggcgcCCACGACGGCTTGTTGCtccgggcggcgggggcggcggtggCCTCCTCCgggaagaggaagtggtaggAGTGGGcgcggcggaggggggagggcgggggggtgtTGCTCAGGATCACGTCCGGAAGGGGAGCCTGgcctggaggggggggagaggggggagaatgggtggTGGTTAGTTGGGTTATTTTGATGCGGAGGAAATGgagtactccctctctctctctctcttctctctttctctttctctttctttctctttctcttctctttctctctttctttctcttctctctttcttctctctctctctctctctctttctctcgctcttcctcttctttctcttctctctttctctctctctctctctctctctctctctctctctccctccctccctccctccctcctccctccctccctccctcctctccctccctccctccctccctccctctcccccccttccctccttccctccctccctccctccctctccatctctctctctctctctctcaagcaaccATTATAGAGCGCAGGTTAAAATGCGCTCAGAGGACAACGCAGGTCATAAATATTAATAGAGATTATCTTGTCAAGGGCCACGATTCGAAAGCCCTTGTCAAAGTGCATTAGAGTTAATAGGCTAATTGGCCGCGGAGCTGAgcgcgtgtgtgagcgtgagtgtgagtgtgagtgagtgagtgactgcgtGCGTTGACACGGTGcttgtcttcttccctccctccttctctccttccttctttccttcccttcctccctccctccctccttcctaacttccctccttctttcctNNNNNNNNNNNNNNNNNNNNNNNNNNNNNNNNNNNNNNNNNNNNNNNNNNNNNNNNNNNNNNNNNNNNNNNNNNNNNNNNNNNNNNNNNNNNNNNNNNNNNNNNNNNNNNNNNNNNNNNNNNNNNNNNNNNNNNNNNNNNNNNNNNNNNNNNNNNNNNNNNNNNNNNNNNNNNNNNNNNNNNNNNNNNNNNNNNNNNNNNNNNNNNNNNNNNNNNNNNNNNNNNNNNNNNNNNNNNNNNNNNNNNNNNNNNNNNNNNNNNNNNNNNNNNNNNNNNNNNNNNNNNNNNNNNNNNNNNNNNNNNNNNNNNNNNNNNNNNNNNNNNNNNNNNNNNNNNNNNNNNNNNNNNNNNNNNNNNNNNNNNNNNNNNNNNNNNNNNNNNNNNNNNNNNNNNNNNNNNNNNNNNNNNNNNNNNNNNNNNNNNNNNNNNNNNNNNNNNNNNNNNNNNNNNNNNNNNNNNNNNNNNNNNNNNNNNNNNNNNNNNNNNNNNNNNNNNNNNNNNattgatagatagatagatagatatgtttatatacatataaatgtatatgtatatatatacatatatatatgtgtgcgtgtgcgtgtgcgcgtgcgtgcatacgtgcgtgcgtgcgtacgtgcgcgcatgtgtgtgagtccgcgtctgtgtgtgtttgcgcgcacatacacacgagagagagagagaaggagaaagagcgagtgagttaAACCAGGACACAGATAagctccaaccccctccctccctcccctccccccctctcctgcaGCTTGCTCCTGCCACATGCCCCTAATCGCCGGCAGCCCCCGTATTTTGGTGCCATAGCGAGCAACCTGCAGCGCCCTTGCAACGGCTGAAGCATAATTGAGTCCAGTTCTGTTACCCAGCGCCGCCATCTTGCTTCGTCTGgttatcatagaaaacggattagaGAGCGTATAGAAAACGGATTAGAGAGCGTATAGAAAACGGAGCCGACGATACTTCCGGAGTTTCCATCAACCTTTATTTAAAACGATTTGTTGTTTGTGATCAGTTCAGATGAAGTCatttaataaaaagaatgagtCGAGTATAATCATCAAATCGAGCGGTATAATCAAAtagcttcctgttttttttttttttttgttcccgcGAAGTATTTTAATCTTTTAATGAAATCTAAACCAGCTGGTGTTGCCCATCCCAGATCACGTGTTTTTAAGAGGAAGTGAATCATTTCCGAAATTCGAATTGtgcttaataatcataataagaaattTGAGAATGCGGAACACGAAGATAGAGATAACCGTAAGCATAACGACGGGGAGacgataacaatatgataatatctGAAATGAGTGAAGATATATTGAGACAAGTATACTGAAAATATGCTTTCTTCGGGAACTACACGCGTTCAATTATATCCaggacagataataataataataatatctctaATAAATATACTGAAAATATGCTTTCTTCACGGTCGTTCTAaatatactcaaaaaaaaaaacaaagttctCTAACAAGTATACTGAAAATGCACTTTCTAAATATACTCAAAATAGCAAGATCACTAACAAAGTATACTAAAAAAAAAGGCTTTTTTAGGGGCTATATACTCTAATATACTTAAGAAATAACAGATCTTTTTCAACTATACCCAACATACACTTGTGGCCGAACCAAGTGGTTGACATAAACTCTCTCTTTAGGATTTTGgtatgaaattattatcattatttatcataataatatttataataattataatgatatttattatcattattattattattattgttattatcatcatcattattactaatatcattattattgttattattattattatcatcatcatcattattactattatcattattattgttattattattattattatcatcatcattattactattatcattattattgttattattattattatcatcatcattatcactattatcattattattgttattattattatcatcatca
This genomic interval carries:
- the LOC138866427 gene encoding uncharacterized protein; translated protein: MAALGNRTGLNYASAVARALQVARYGTKIRGLPAIRGQAPLPDVILSNTPPPSPLRRAHSYHFLFPEEATAAPAARSNKPSWAPPRRPPPARAQEEPQEEPQERAALATGLGHIQEVRRTLLREEPPRAHHAPLFPHELPQLSWAVPRLQQASSTGSLAHARARAHDGGPGGERARAEGASEQQRRWKHIGQDLRKLADQFTLDHAKVGSKQDEEAPLSLSVPVAVTRCLTATILCLVWWRLLNKFR